GTCCGGTCAGCAGCGTGAGCCCGCAGGCCCCGATGGCGAAGATGCCGATGGTGTTCAGCAGGAAGATGAACCGCCCCAGCCACACGGGCGCCAGGACCAGGGCGGCCACCAGCAGGACCATGCCCGCCCGGTAGCCAGGGCGATCCAGGATCGCCATGTCCTGGGCGTAGGTGGTGACAAAGGTGCCCGAGGGCCGGATGCTCTTCGCCCCCTCGTCGGGATGGTCCGGCCCCGCGGATCCACCCTACAGGCGCTCGATGTGCTCCGTTCCGAACAACCCGTAGGGCCGGACCAGCAGGACCAGCAGGATGACCACAAAGGGCGTGATGTCCTTGAACCCGTAGATCACGTGGGCGTCGATGTAGCCGCCCACCACCGTTTCCACCACCCCGATGGCCAGCCCCCCCACGATCGCCCCGGGAATGCTGTCCAGCCCGCCCAGGATGACCGCGGCCAGGGCCTTGAGCCCCACGTGGGCCAGGGCGAAGTTCACCCCCAGCCACAGGCCCAGCAGGATCCCGCCCACCGCCCCGGCGGTGGCCGCAAACGCCCAGGCGTAGGCAAAGACCCGCCGCAGGCTCACCCCCAGGGTGCTGGCGGTCAGCTGCTCGTTGGCGGCGGCGCGCATGGAGATCCCCACCAGGGTGTACCGGAAGAACAGCCAGAACGCTCCCAGCAGGACGGCGGCCGTGGCGGCGCTGTAGACCCCCACGGCCTGCAGGGGGATCCCCGCCACCCGCACCACCCCCGCCGGCAGGACCGGGGGAAAGTTGCGCGTGCTGCCGCCCCAGATCCCCACCATCGCTCCCCGCACGATGTAGCCCAGGGCCAGGGTCACGATCACCACCGACAGCAGCGGCTGGCCGAACAGCGGCCGCATGATGGCCCGCTCCACGGCGAACCCCAGCGCCGCCGCGGCCAGCAGCGTGACCGTCACGGCCAGGGGGAAGGGGAGGACCTGGGCCAGGGCGATGGCCAGATAGCCCCCGAACAGGACCAGCTCCCCGTGGGCCAGGTTGAGGATCCTGGTGGATTTGTACAGGAGCGCGAAGCCCAGGGCGATCAGCGCGTAGATGCTGCCCACCGCCACCCCGTTGAGCAGGCCGCTCGCCGCAAACTCGATCACGGCGCGTCCGGGACCTCCCGGATCTGGAGGGTGGTCGATACCTGGCGGGTGGTGCCGTCCTCGTAGCGCACCAGGAAGGTGGCGTCGAAAGCGGGCCGGCCCTCGCCCAGGGCGGCGATCAGGTCGCGGTAGCGCTCGGCGATGAACCGGCGTCGCAGCTTGCGGGTGCGGGTCAGCTCGTCGTCGTCGGGGTGGAACTCCTTGTACAGCGAGACGAACCGCCGCACCCGCCAGGCGGGCTGCAGGCGGCTGTTGACGTCCCGCACGATGCCCTCCAGCAGGTCCAGGACCTGGGGCTTCTGGGAGAGGTCCGCGTAGGACGTGTAGGCGATCCCCCGGTCCTCGGCCCACTTGCCCACGCTGCGCATCTCGATGGTCACGATGGCCGACAGGGTGGACCCGTCGGGGCCGCAGACCACCATCGCCTCCTGGATGTAGGGCGTGAACTTCAGCATGGCCTCGATGACCCACGGGCTCACCCGGGAGCCGTCGGCCAGCGTGATCACGTCCGACATCCGGTCGAACATGATCACGTCCCCGCTGGGGTCCAGGGTGCCGTAGTCGCCCGAATGCAGCCACCCGTCCCGCAGGGCCCGGGCGGTGGCCTCGGGGTTCTTGTAGTATCCCGCGAAGACGCTGGGGCTGCGGCTGATGATCTCCCCCTCCGGCGTCAGCCGCACCTCGGTGTGGGCGATGGGATAGCCCATGGTCCAGAAGCGCACCTGCCCGTCCCGGTGGACGCAGGAGATGCCGGCGATCTCGGTCTGCCCGTAGATCTGCTTGAGGTTGACCCCCAGGGCGTGGAAGAAG
This genomic interval from Armatimonadota bacterium contains the following:
- a CDS encoding branched-chain amino acid ABC transporter permease, whose protein sequence is MIEFAASGLLNGVAVGSIYALIALGFALLYKSTRILNLAHGELVLFGGYLAIALAQVLPFPLAVTVTLLAAAALGFAVERAIMRPLFGQPLLSVVIVTLALGYIVRGAMVGIWGGSTRNFPPVLPAGVVRVAGIPLQAVGVYSAATAAVLLGAFWLFFRYTLVGISMRAAANEQLTASTLGVSLRRVFAYAWAFAATAGAVGGILLGLWLGVNFALAHVGLKALAAVILGGLDSIPGAIVGGLAIGVVETVVGGYIDAHVIYGFKDITPFVVILLVLLVRPYGLFGTEHIERL